The genomic window AATGCAGTTTAAAAAGAGAATTAATGGATTCACAAAGTGaattaagaattttaaaaaggaaagaaaaaagagacaaattcaCAAATACATATAATACATCAATACCtagtttaatttaaaagggGATTACAAACGATACATCAAATGTTCAGTAAgtgcatcatttaaaaatacattaatgaattcagaaataaatcatggaaatgaaaatttaatttcataacgcatttttaaaaaaataataaatttcttcataaattggatttaaatttttttttttttttgttctcttattCGCTTtcatgttcgaaataaagatcaaaataatcaaaaaatactttacaaTTTAAACTGATTATTCTGAAAGAGCTGTTGAGCCTGACAGACGCTACCCAGGGCTTCATGATATCTAAACTATCCTGGTGCCGTCGCGTGTAATTGACGTCACCCCTCTCCGCACGGAGGGAAGCTTCCGGTCTTCTCTCCACGTGCGGTTGTTTAAAAGTGTCTCCGTCATGGCAGGCTCGGTCTCTCAGCAGCTCGAGGACCTGCTGAATCCGCTACCGAAATTTGCGGATCCGGAGGACGACGACGACGAGGCGACTAAAGCCAGAGTGATAGAGAGATTCaccgaggaagaggaggaggaggaggaagatggagTCAGAGTGAGCGCGCTGAGGAAGAACAACACAAGTCTGCTGTCAGACACCGACAGACGGTATGTGGGGAGGAAAGTGTCCCGGAAAGACCTGGAGATggacactgaggaggaggaggaggaggaggagggagaaggaaGCATGGAAGAGCtcgaagaagaggaggaggattctttaggtgatgatgatgatgatgatgaagaggctgatgatgatgatgatgtagaagatgaggaggaggaggagttggagGACGATGATGCTCAACTTGAGTCCAAGAAAAAAGACACCGACGTGACCTTTCCTCGAGGTGTTGACTTCCACAAACTGACCGAGGGCATGGACGACCTGGGAGTGAGCGAAGACGACGAAGACGAAAGTGGCGAGGAGACTGAAGGCAgcgatgaagatgaagatgacgatgacgatgaaattgaagatgatgaggatgaggaggaaacGGTGCGCACGTTCTCTCAAGACAAAATCGACGAGGAGGTGGAGAAAGGCAAGGCCGTGAAGAACCAGCTCGCCCTTTGGGACCAGCTCCTCGAAGGTCGGATCAAACTCCACAAAGCTCTGCTGACCGCCAACCAGCTCCCGCAGCCGCAAACCCTCCCGGAGTTCAAGAGGAGGGGCGGCGCGGAGCTCGGCGAGAAGCTGAAGAACGCCCACAAAGCTCTGAAAGCTCTGCAGCGGTCCCTGCTGGAGCTGCACGACCAGCTGCTGCACCAGAACGCCGACACCAGGAGCGTCGCTCAGGGAGCTCACGGCGAAGACGAAGAGATCGACAGCGACGAAGAGGCGCCTGAGCGGTCGGCGCCCAAACGGAAACTAGAGATGGCAGAGTATCCGGACTTCATGGCCAAACGTTTTGCCGCTTTCCAACCTTACCGGAACGCCACGTTGCAGAAGTGGCACGACAAAACCAGGCTGACGATGGGCAAAAGCAGCAAAGGTTTCGGGGCGTTCGAGAGGAACATCCTGACTCAGGTGGAGCAGGTGCTGCTGGACAATGAGCGCCTTGTACGGCGAACCCAAACACGCCGCTCCGAGTACAAAATCCTCGGGAAGGAAGAAATCTCGGAGATCGTCCCCGCAGAAGGAGAAGAACCGCAGCTGAAATCAAACGCGCACCTGAAGGATCTGGACGAGGATATTTTCGACGACGACGACTTCTACCACCAGCTGCTCCGAGAGCTCATCGAGCGCAAGACGAGCGCGGCGGACCCCAACGACCAGGTGGCCATGGGGAGGCAGTGGCTCGCCATCCAGAAGCTGCGCAGCAAGATCAAGAAGAAGGTCGACACCAAAGCCAGCAAGGGGCGCAAAGTCCGCTTCCACGTCCACAGCAAGCTGGTGAATTTCATGGCGCCGATCGACCACAGCTCGGTGAGCGACGAGGCGCGCAGCGAGCTCTACCGAGGACTCTTCGGACAGAACGCTGCAGTCAGGGAGTGACGGGGACGAGGTACTCACGCCGAAGTAGAAACTCTTCTGCAGAGCAGCAGTttgttcactgtaaaatctgaccagctgatttaaccctttgagttAGTCGGCtcgatttcttccaaaaacacggtgagaaggcaatgagcaacgacaGACGACACGAGCCAAAAACCAgcagaaattagttaaaaaagtagaaaataaactttaaaaaaaacaacaaaaaaacatactaaacTAACAAGGCAAACACGATTTTGGAAAAGTGAATATTTCtaagacaaatatttaaatatgtaattatggtaattGGAAATATAGtctttccctagctttttgttatttttccatcgccttttgttttctcactttcataaaaaataattgtctaattttactattttcttgcagtttgttgaAACATTTACTTCCAAGTTGCTCGTgaccttttttcctgtttttgagaGGAATCGCACCAACGCGCTCAGGattcagaagtttaaatgcaAGATATAAGagaagaaataagtaaaaatttacaaaaaaattacctaaacaaaagtgaaaaacaagaaaaggacccgaaaaattctgaaaattaaaaaagaaacagatatatttctttttgttttgtaacatatttttaaatctctaattgtaattattatggatatagtttttgggacaatttttctgagtttttgaaAACTTTCTAATAATACTGGAGCCCACGATTCATTTAAATGTGAACAACTGTTTTTCAAGCACCGCCTCTTCATCagagtcaaaaaaaagaaaatcattagatttactttattttgtgaagttgttgcaacttaaaaatgacgaTTAAATCAGTCTTTAACTTGAACAGCAGAAGCTCCGACTGCACAGATCATGGACTCATGGGGGTTTTCATAAATACCTTTTATAATACCGAGTAACATTTTAGATCTGTGATGTTGTCTAATAAGCAACGTGTGATCAAATATGTAATACATGAGTGCAGGGCtgcaaaaatatcatttttatcatcGACGAGTGTGCCTGTTATTATCTGGattcattattttctcaataaaatgtcagaaaatagtgacaCACGTCTTAATTTCCCAGAGCTCAAGGTGACGTCTTCAAATAGTGTGTTTTATCCGTCCAAAGgtccaaaaatgaaaagctaCCGAGTTTATCATCATGTCTGTCAAAGAAAACGATCATATTCTCTCTTTTAAGAAGCAGAAAaccagcttcttttttttggcctttttgcctcaaaaaatgaaaagataggTAAGAAAATAacttgctttttaattttccatCGATCGACTAATTATGCATAATGACTGAGGTGGATACAAATCTCTCAT from Plectropomus leopardus isolate mb unplaced genomic scaffold, YSFRI_Pleo_2.0 unplaced_scaffold18602, whole genome shotgun sequence includes these protein-coding regions:
- the aatf gene encoding protein AATF encodes the protein MAGSVSQQLEDLLNPLPKFADPEDDDDEATKARVIERFTEEEEEEEEDGVRVSALRKNNTSLLSDTDRRYVGRKVSRKDLEMDTEEEEEEEEGEGSMEELEEEEEDSLGDDDDDDEEADDDDDVEDEEEEELEDDDAQLESKKKDTDVTFPRGVDFHKLTEGMDDLGVSEDDEDESGEETEGSDEDEDDDDDEIEDDEDEEETVRTFSQDKIDEEVEKGKAVKNQLALWDQLLEGRIKLHKALLTANQLPQPQTLPEFKRRGGAELGEKLKNAHKALKALQRSLLELHDQLLHQNADTRSVAQGAHGEDEEIDSDEEAPERSAPKRKLEMAEYPDFMAKRFAAFQPYRNATLQKWHDKTRLTMGKSSKGFGAFERNILTQVEQVLLDNERLVRRTQTRRSEYKILGKEEISEIVPAEGEEPQLKSNAHLKDLDEDIFDDDDFYHQLLRELIERKTSAADPNDQVAMGRQWLAIQKLRSKIKKKVDTKASKGRKVRFHVHSKLVNFMAPIDHSSVSDEARSELYRGLFGQNAAVRE